The sequence below is a genomic window from Cytophagia bacterium CHB2.
TTACGAGAAAGCCGAGCAACTCGCTCACGTGCGGCTCGTGTCCGACCAGCGCCAGGACGGCGTCAGGATCGTGTTCATTGAGAAAAGGCAAGAGGGCGGCGGGATCGGCGTCGTCGCGCATAAGATCCGTTTGCTGAAGCTTGTGGATTTTTAATTTCTTTTGTATTATTTCGGCAGTCTGCTGTGCGCGCGTCAACGGGCTGGTGTAAAGATGGGTGAGCGTAATGTCCAGACGGCGCAAGCCTTCAGCAACGGCTTCGGTCTTTTTGCGGCCCTTGCCCGTTAACGGGCGTTCGAAATCAGGTTTGTCCCAATTTTCGCGCAGTTCTGCAATGCCGTGGCGGATAATGAAAACTTGCATGACCAACTCCTTTCACTCTGAGCCAGAAAAACCTGCAATGAATTCAAAAATAGAGCGGCGAAAACCGGGGCAATATAGCAAGTTTTTGCGCTCGTGTCAATTCTGCTCAAAGTCGAAGATGCAACCTGGCATGATCATGAAGCGCTTTCTCTTCTTTGGCTGCGCTGCCCTCATGTTCTGGAATTTTGCCTGTTCCAAAACACAAACTTCGCATACGCAAATTCCCGCACCGGTCGCGACAAGCCCGGCGCCCGCGGATACCGTGACCGTGACGCCAGAGTTGCCGCACGGTCCCGTTGCCGGTTCGGTGTGGGATGTGATGAAAGCCGGCGATCCCATTCCGCAGGATGTGCTGCAAGCTATGGTCAAGCTGGGCGCGGACATACGCCACGCGCAAAAACTCTGGCACGTCCAGCAAATCGACATCAATGACGACGGCGCCAAAGAGCTGATGATCTCGAATGTGATTGAATGGTGCGGCACCGGCGGCTGCGGCGCCTGGCTCTGGCAGCGCAACCGGCAAGGGTTGCGCAATTTGCTGCCTACCGATGACATCCTAACCGTCGCCGTCGAAATTGACACCACCACCACCGGCGGCTATCACGATCTTCGCTTCTATCATCGCACCTCGGATGAAAACAACCGCGCCGTTCTCGTCAGCGACAAGTTTGTATGGAACGGTGCGATCTATGCCTTCCACTCGCGCCAACAACACGGCGAGTATCTCGAATCGATGTTGCCGGCGTCGAGCTGGAAAGTCGTGCCGTGAAGCGATTTTCTTGCCCAGCACAAGAGTAGCTTATCTGTCAGATTTTTGACTGGAAATTTTGGGGCACCCCCCGGCCGTGAGCTTCTTTTCTTCGACCCTCGCTTGCATTTGAACAGAGACTTTGTTAAGCTTGCTGCACGATTTACATTAGAAAATCCGTTTTTATGAATTCGCTGAGCCAGAGTTTGACAGAGTCCGTCAAACAAGCAAGCGCATGAACAAGAGGCGTTAACATAAGCGCGCTATGCGGCGCATGAATTTTTCTTCAACGAGATTTTGGTGTGATTCTTATGAAATGCTTATCGTGCGGTCATCATGTGATCAAACGGGCAAAATTTTGTGATGCATGCGGCGCCCCGATCGTGCCGCGCGTCAGCATACGCGCGGAATCGGCCAAAAAATCATGGCATATGATGGCGGCTCTTGTGCTGCTTGGAATTGTGGCAGGCGCGGGCAGCGTCTATCTTCTTACCAAGCCGCAAGAAGCAGCGCACAACCACGCCGGCTTTGACCCTTCGTTGCGCGGTGAAGCGCTGGCGCAGCGCTATCCC
It includes:
- the sixA gene encoding phosphohistidine phosphatase SixA, which produces MVMQVFIIRHGIAELRENWDKPDFERPLTGKGRKKTEAVAEGLRRLDITLTHLYTSPLTRAQQTAEIIQKKLKIHKLQQTDLMRDDADPAALLPFLNEHDPDAVLALVGHEPHVSELLGFLVTGEKLSFTTFKKAGVALLEGELPAQAGGFQLCWLAEPKHFTKK